Within Candidatus Delongbacteria bacterium, the genomic segment CTGTTCCCATTCTTCCATAAATGATGTTATAAGTGCTTATTCCTAATGACCATAATACTTCGTTTAGAATTACCGGGCTTGAAACTTTAATGTATCTTGAAAATAAAGAACCAGGAATCTTTACTAGATCAGATAATGATGATGCTAAAGGGTATTTCCTCAAATATATTACACCAACAATAATTACGAACTCAACAAAACGGGCAATAGATGTTGCTATTGCAGCACCCTTTACACCCATCTCAGGGAATCCAAATTTTCCAAAAATCAAACAATAGTCAAGTGTTACATTTGTAATTAATGTAAATATACTTGCATACATTGGCAGCATTGTTCTTTCAATTGATCTTAATGCAAGTGAGTATACAAATGAAAAAGCAGTGAAGAAAAAACTTATTGCAGTATAAACCAGATATGTACTTCCTAAAGAAACAACAGTCGAATCGGTCGTATAAATTTTCATAAGATATTCAGGGAAAAAAAATGCACCTGTACCAAACAATGTTGTAGCGATCATACTCAGGATTAAAGAGATACCGAGAGTATTGTGAACTCCTTTCAGATCACCTTTTCCCCAAAATTGAGCAGTAAAGATTCCTGCTCCACTTCCAATTCCAAACAGCATGAGTATAAATAAAAATGTAATTTGATTTGCCAGTCCAGTTGCAGCGATTGACTCCTCACCTAATTGACCAATCATAAAAACATCTGCTAAGTTTATCGAGCTCATTAAAAGATTTTGAAGGGCTATTGGAACTGCCAGAACAATCAGCCTTTTCCAAAAAAAGTTATCCATATATTTTATATAATTTTTCATCGTCTCTCCAATTTGTTCAATGAATACACAATAATTTTGACATTCACAATATAATTCTGGCACATATCTTGCAAAAATATTTAGAAAAAAGAGGTTTTGTATGGTAAAGGGACTGTACAGATCATCCGGTGGAATGATGCAAAGAATGTACGAACAAGACATATTAGCTAATAATTTGGCAAATTTGAATACTACCGGATATAAAAAAGATGGTGGTTTTCTCAAACAATTGATAGATGCTGAGCTTACTTTGGATATAAGAAACGGAAAAACAAATTTTATCGGTGATCAATCTTATTCATCAACCTATTTTGAAGAAGGTAAAGTAGTAGGAACAGGGAATCCTCTGGATGTTGCTATCACTGGTGATGGATTTTTTGAGATAAATACTCCTGATGGCATCAGATATACTAGAAATGGAAATTTCAAGTTGGATGTAAACGGTGTTTTGGTAGATCAAATGGGAAATCCTGTAAATGGACAAGGAGGACAGATAGTGATTGAAGGAGATGTGGTTCAAATCTCTCCTGCAGGTGAAGTTTTGGTTGATGGACAAACAGTTGATTTTCTTAATGTTGTAAGTTTCAATGATCCAGATCTTTTAGTAAAAGAAGGAAATAATCTTTTTGATAATTTTTACAATGAACCTGTGAATCAAGCAACTAATTTTCAGACGATTCAAGGTAGTTATGAGTCTTCAAATGTAGATGCTGTTAGGTCAATGGTAGATATGATTGAGGTTCACAGAAGTTATGATTCAAATTCTAGAGTACTAACTGCAACAGATGAATCATTAAGAAAGCTTGTTAATGATGTATCAAGATACTAGGAGTAAATTATGATTAAATCACTATATTCAGGTGCATCCGGAATGCGTGCACAGCAATTAAACATAGATAATATTTCAAATAATCTTGCCAACGTAAATACCGATGGCTATAAGAAAATGAAAGTAGAGTTTCAAGATCTTATATATCAGACTATCAGATCTGCAGGAACTAAGACAGGGCAAGAAAGTTCGACTCCTGTTGAGCTTCAGTTGGGAGTTGGTGTCAGACCTGTTTCCACCAGTAAGGATTTTTCTCAAGGAACAGTTACTCAAACAGGCAATCCGCTTGATGTGGCAATTTATGGAGACGGCTTTTTTAGGATTACAAAAGATGATGGTGGTGAAGCCTATACAAGAGACGGTCATTTTAAAATATCTGCCGATGGAACTTTAGTTACGAATGATGGTTTCATTGTAGAGCCACAAATAACAATTCCCGATGACACTGAAGCTATTTTAATTGGTGATAATGGTATTGTTTCAGTTTTACTTTCAGGAGAAACTATTCCTCAAGAACTAGGTCAGTTGGAATTGGCTAAATTTATAAATCCTAATGGTCTTAAAAATATAGGTCAAAATCTATTTACAGCTACCGAAGCTTCAGGTGATGCTGTAACGGGAACTCCAATGTCTGTAGGATTTGGTAGTGTAAAACAAGCTTACACTGAAACGAGTAATGTTGATCTAGTTCAGGAGATGGTTGATATGATTACAGCTCAGAGAGCATATGATTTAAATTCCAAATCTATCAAAACTGCAGATGAAATGCTTCAAAGTGCGAATCAATTGAAGAGATAATCATGAAAATTAGTATTATGCTAATATTCTCCATCTTTTTTGCTATCTCTGGTAAAGATTATACTATTAATGGGGAAATTTATTCCCATTCAAAGATAATTACAGCATGGGATCTATTCTCTGAAAAACCTGATTTTGAGAATTTCGAAGTCACTAAATCACCACTGGGAAATTTTGAGAAGAAAATTGATAAAACATATATCAAAAACATACTTACAAAAAATGGGATTGTTAATTTTAACTTAATTGCTCCAGAACAAATCATAATAAAAAACAAAATAGCGGTTTTATCTAAACAACAGATAGAAGAATGTGTCAATTCTTTTGTAAAGTCAAAATGGGCAGGCTGTGAGAACTATTCTGTTATAATCAAAGATGATCTTGAAAATATTGAATATCCAGATTGGGATAATACTCTAATATATCCTGAAACTTCAAATTTTGATAGTTTCGGTGGACATTATACAATATTTATTAAAATTGAATCCGAAAATAATCTTATCAAAAAGATACCTGTTAATATTCTTATAAATACCATGGAAAAAGTTCTAATGACAAAGCAGAAAATTTCCAAGGGTGATGTTTTAAATGAATCCATGTTTAACAAAGTAGAAGTTGAAACTACTGGAGAAAAGAATCTGTTCAATTTAGGGGATAACTTACATGAATATTACGCTGCAAAAGTGATTGCACCTGGCGAATACTTAAAAAATTATATGACAAAAAAAATACCGGATATTAAGCGTAATGATATTGTGAATTTTACTCTTCAAGATGGAAAAATCACCCTAGAAATGGAAGCTAAAGCTTTGAAAGATTGCTATATCGGAGAAAATGCTAGATTTAAGATTACAGATACAGGGAAAATTTTAAGAGCTGTTGTTACAGGAAGTAATTCATGCCTGTACACAGTAAGTGATTAGGAGAATTTATGAAAGTTTATATATTTTTTTTACTTATAATTACGCTAAGCTCTTTTTCTCGAAATTTGAGTGGTAATTCTCTTTTCTCAGATCATCGTGCTAGAAAAGTTGGTGATATTGTTACAGTTATGATCAATGAATCTTCTAGTGCTTCCAATGAAGCTAAAACAACTACTTCAAGTAGTGCTGCTATAAAATTAGCTGGACAAGGAACCGGACCTCTTGATTTTATTCCTCAAGTTGGTTTGGATGGATCCAATTCAAATTCATCTTCTGGAAGTGGTAAAACAGAACGAAAAGGTAAGGTAGTTGCTGTAGTTACCGCAAAAATAGTTGATATATTACCAAACGGAAATATTCTTCTTGAAGGAAATAGAGTAATTGAAGTAAACGGAGAAAAACAGATTACAACCGTTTCTGGAATGATAAGACCTCAGGATATAGATGATGAAAATGTAGTATTGTCTACACAGATAGCTGGTTTGGAAGTGAATTATACTGGGTCGGGTGCAGTTGCCGATGCTGAAGAACCTGGTATTATATCAAGATTTTTCGGCTGGTTATTTTAGAGATTGTGTGAAAAGAATCAGATTGTTAATGATAATTATTTAAGAAAATCTTTGTTCATATATGACTTGAAGTAAATGATAATTTAAGGTTAATTTAGATAAATTAACTCATAAGTTACAAAACTACATGAAATAATCCATTTTTCAGTGATTCACAATTGTAAATCATAATCAGAATTTGATTATAGACCTGTTTTTTCATAACTTACGAGTTATCGAAAATACTATGTATATTGTCTAACTAGTTCAAGTAATAGTCTTACTCCATAGCCCGAACCAATCCCTTTTTTATTGTAAGATCTACGATCATCAGATGCCAATCCTGCCATATCGATATGAGCCCAAGCCTGAAAATCTGCAAA encodes:
- a CDS encoding MATE family efflux transporter, translating into MKNYIKYMDNFFWKRLIVLAVPIALQNLLMSSINLADVFMIGQLGEESIAATGLANQITFLFILMLFGIGSGAGIFTAQFWGKGDLKGVHNTLGISLILSMIATTLFGTGAFFFPEYLMKIYTTDSTVVSLGSTYLVYTAISFFFTAFSFVYSLALRSIERTMLPMYASIFTLITNVTLDYCLIFGKFGFPEMGVKGAAIATSIARFVEFVIIVGVIYLRKYPLASSLSDLVKIPGSLFSRYIKVSSPVILNEVLWSLGISTYNIIYGRMGTEAVASVNIENSIERLAFVVMIGIGSATATMVGNRIGAKEEERAFAFGNNLAIIGVLSGILISIIMVLIADPVLSIFKVSESVMQNSKNILYIFAAILPFKAFNTIHIIGSLRAGGDTKYCLILDLSALWFLGIPLSFYAAFYLDWSVYMVFMMASTEEIIKFVLILKRFYSGKWMKNLVHDL
- the flgF gene encoding flagellar basal-body rod protein FlgF; the encoded protein is MVKGLYRSSGGMMQRMYEQDILANNLANLNTTGYKKDGGFLKQLIDAELTLDIRNGKTNFIGDQSYSSTYFEEGKVVGTGNPLDVAITGDGFFEINTPDGIRYTRNGNFKLDVNGVLVDQMGNPVNGQGGQIVIEGDVVQISPAGEVLVDGQTVDFLNVVSFNDPDLLVKEGNNLFDNFYNEPVNQATNFQTIQGSYESSNVDAVRSMVDMIEVHRSYDSNSRVLTATDESLRKLVNDVSRY
- the flgG gene encoding flagellar basal-body rod protein FlgG, which produces MIKSLYSGASGMRAQQLNIDNISNNLANVNTDGYKKMKVEFQDLIYQTIRSAGTKTGQESSTPVELQLGVGVRPVSTSKDFSQGTVTQTGNPLDVAIYGDGFFRITKDDGGEAYTRDGHFKISADGTLVTNDGFIVEPQITIPDDTEAILIGDNGIVSVLLSGETIPQELGQLELAKFINPNGLKNIGQNLFTATEASGDAVTGTPMSVGFGSVKQAYTETSNVDLVQEMVDMITAQRAYDLNSKSIKTADEMLQSANQLKR
- the flgA gene encoding flagellar basal body P-ring formation protein FlgA, which codes for MKISIMLIFSIFFAISGKDYTINGEIYSHSKIITAWDLFSEKPDFENFEVTKSPLGNFEKKIDKTYIKNILTKNGIVNFNLIAPEQIIIKNKIAVLSKQQIEECVNSFVKSKWAGCENYSVIIKDDLENIEYPDWDNTLIYPETSNFDSFGGHYTIFIKIESENNLIKKIPVNILINTMEKVLMTKQKISKGDVLNESMFNKVEVETTGEKNLFNLGDNLHEYYAAKVIAPGEYLKNYMTKKIPDIKRNDIVNFTLQDGKITLEMEAKALKDCYIGENARFKITDTGKILRAVVTGSNSCLYTVSD
- a CDS encoding flagellar basal body L-ring protein FlgH, translating into MKVYIFFLLIITLSSFSRNLSGNSLFSDHRARKVGDIVTVMINESSSASNEAKTTTSSSAAIKLAGQGTGPLDFIPQVGLDGSNSNSSSGSGKTERKGKVVAVVTAKIVDILPNGNILLEGNRVIEVNGEKQITTVSGMIRPQDIDDENVVLSTQIAGLEVNYTGSGAVADAEEPGIISRFFGWLF